The following are from one region of the Hippocampus zosterae strain Florida chromosome 9, ASM2543408v3, whole genome shotgun sequence genome:
- the epha2a gene encoding ephrin type-A receptor 2a isoform X1, whose translation MTSPDATCFSMGCLGLVACAPVSRSFGGSSEVEWERVESIHFISGSMEHRRLHLFMFLFVNAMFVSLQSREEVLLDMRSSGGELGWLTLPYENGWEIVQTVVNGSLFYTYSVCNIDAVDQDNWLRTTFIQRRPGATRVSVEIRFTVRDCNSFGGASVSCKETFNFFIYETDADVGTNFRKGQFRKVATIAPDEVTRDQILLINTETKTVGPLSRKGFYLAFQDMGACMGILSVRVYYKTCPSTVQSLAAFPETVADGLRAVEGACVENAMSQSTPRIYCTAEGEWVVPGVPCECYAGYEPVGDLCQECKPGYFKPSVSTELCRMCPVNTKPSAAGATSCECEDGFFRSPSDPPTSPCSAPPSAPRDLIATTLSTDGRLQLSWSSPLVTGGRADLTYSVLCEQCDRASCSPCSEKVRFEPGPADLQDTEVIVCDLDSHLNYTFTVEAHSGVSRYGAARPATSITTALDYTDPPKVTLIHLDDHSPTSLTLSWALSRRPPAHISHRYELMYRRKDGDGERDVTTYTVLILDKNSVHVNDLTPDTAYLFRVQALSSEGNPGSYSAEYEFHTSPLAESQIQSPSTMVMGAVAGVAVVLLVVVAVLLLRKRRLRAHRRGGPEDPYFSDQLKPIKTYVDPHMYEDPNIAIQKFVTEIDPNAISKQKVIGVGEFGEVFRGAMKSPTRGEVAVAIKTLKPGYSEKQRQDFLSEASIMGQFSHPNIIRLEGVVTKFKHAMIVTEYMENGALDIYLKDRDGEIPTYQLAGMLRGIAAGMKYLSNMNYVHRDLAARNVLVNSDLECKVSDFGLSRVLEDDAEGTYTTRGGKIPIRWTAPEAIAYRKFTSASDVWSFGIVMWEVMAFGERPYWDMSNHEVMKAINEAFRLPAPMDCPSAIYQLMLQCWLHDRSKRPCFTDIVNMLDKLLQSPESLSTIADFDPRVSIRLPSTSGCDGTMFRSVPEWLESIKMSQYNESFARAGVSTMEDVLALRHEDIRNIGVRLPGHMKRIAYSILGLKDECSSLSVFAV comes from the exons ATGACGTCCCCTGATGCCACCTGTTTCTCAATGGGCTGTCTTGGCTTGGTGGCTTGTGCTCCAGTCAGTCGGTCGTTCGGAGGCTCGTCGGAGGTGGAGTGGGAAAGAGTCGAAAGCATCCACTTTATTTCGGGAAGCATGGAGCACCGGCGCCTTcacttatttatgtttttattcgTCAACGCCATGTTTGTCAGCCTCCAGTCGAGAGAAG AAGTATTGCTGGACATGAGGTCTTCAGGAGGAGAGCTGGGCTGGCTGACGCTGCCATATGAGAACGGG TGGGAGATCGTCCAAACGGTGGTGAACGGCTCGCTCTTCTACACCTACAGTGTGTGCAACATTGACGCCGTGGACCAAGACAACTGGTTGCGCACAACATTCATCCAGCGGCGTCCGGGCGCCACACGGGTTTCCGTGGAAATCCGCTTTACCGTGCGTGACTGCAACAGCTTTGGCGGCGCCTCCGTTTCCTGCAAGGAGACCTTTAACTTCTTCATTTACGAGACGGACGCCGATGTGGGCACCAACTTCCGCAAGGGCCAGTTCCGCAAGGTGGCCACCATCGCTCCGGATGAAGTGACGCGAGACCAAATTCTCCTAATCAACACCGAGACAAAGACGGTGGGCCCGCTGTCCCGGAAGGGCTTCTACCTGGCCTTCCAGGACATGGGCGCCTGCATGGGGATCCTCTCGGTGCGCGTGTACTACAAGACGTGCCCGTCCACCGTGCAGAGCCTGGCGGCCTTCCCGGAAACGGTGGCCGACGGTCTGCGGGCGGTGGAGGGCGCCTGCGTGGAGAACGCCATGAGTCAGTCCACCCCACGCATCTACTGCACCGCAGAGGGCGAGTGGGTGGTTCCCGGGGTCCCGTGCGAGTGTTACGCCGGCTACGAACCCGTCGGGGACTTGTGCCAAG AATGCAAGCCGGGCTACTTCAAGCCATCCGTGAGCACCGAGCTGTGTCGGATGTGTCCCGTCAACACCAAGCCCTCTGCGGCCGGCGCCACCAGCTGCGAGTGCGAGGACGGTTTCTTCCGCTCACCGTCGGACCCGCCCACGTCGCCTTGTTCCG CGCCACCCAGCGCTCCGCGTGACCTGATTGCCACCACGCTGTCTACTGACGGCCGGCTGCAGCTGTCCTGGAGTTCACCGCTAGTGACGGGGGGCCGCGCCGACCTCACCTACAGCGTGCTGTGCGAGCAGTGTGACAGGGCCTCGTGCTCTCCCTGCAGCGAGAAGGTCCGCTTCGAGCCCGGCCCCGCCGACCTGCAGGACACAGAGGTCATAGTCTGCGACCTGGACTCGCATCTCAACTACACGTTTACGGTGGAAGCGCACAGCGGGGTGTCCCGGTATGGCGCCGCGAGGCCAGCCACCAGCATCACCACCGCTCTGGACTATACTG ATCCCCCAAAGGTGACGTTGATTCATCTGGATGATCACAGCCCCACCAGCCTGACCCTGTCCTGGGCTCTGTCTCGCCGACCTCCGGCGCACATCAGTCATCGCTATGAGCTCATGTACCGCAGAAAA GACGGTGACGGGGAGCGTGACGTAACCACCTACACGGTCCTGATCCTGGACAAGAACTCCGTACACGTTAATGACCTCACGCCAGACACGGCGTACCTGTTCCGGGTGCAGGCGCTCAGTTCTGAAGGGAACCCTGGAAGCTACAGCGCGGAGTACGAGTTCCATACTTCCCCACTAG CAGAATCTCAGATCCAAAGCCCCTCCACCATGGTGATGGGAGCGGTCGCTGGAGTCGCAGTTGTTCTGCTCGTGGTTGTGGCTGTCCTGCTGCTACGTAAAAG GAGACTGCGAGCTCATCGTCGGGGAGGCCCCGAGGATCCCTACTTTTCAG ATCAGCTGAAGCCTATTAAGACTTACGTGGATCCACACATGTACGAGGACCCCAACATCGCCATCCAGAAGTTTGTCACGGAAATCGACCCGAATGCCATTAGCAAGCAAAAAGTCATTGGCGTGG GAGAGTTCGGCGAAGTGTTCCGAGGTGCCATGAAGTCCCCCACTCGAGGGGAGGTGGCCGTGGCCATCAAGACCCTCAAGCCGGGCTACTCTGAGAAGCAGAGGCAAGACTTCCTGAGCGAGGCCAGCATCATGGGCCAGTTCTCGCACCCTAACATCATCCGCTTGGAGGGCGTCGTCACCAAAT tCAAGCACGCCATGATAGTAACGGAGTACATGGAGAACGGAGCCCTCGACATCTATCTCAAG GACCGCGACGGTGAGATTCCCACCTACCAGCTTGCGGGAATGCTGCGCGGAATTGCCGCCGGTATGAAGTACCTCTCAAACATGAACTACGTGCACCGGGACCTGGCAGCCAGGAACGTCCTCGTCAACAGCGACTTGGAGTGCAAGGTGTCCGACTTCGGCCTGTCGCGTGTCCTGGAGGACGATGCAGAAGGGACGTACACAACCAGA GGAGGTAAAATCCCCATCCGCTGGACAGCCCCCGAAGCCATCGCCTACAGGAAGTTCACTTCAGCCAGCGACGTGTGGAGCTTTGGCATCGTCATGTGGGAAGTGATGGCATTTGGCGAGCGGCCCTACTGGGACATGAGCAACCATGAG GTCATGAAAGCCATCAACGAGGCCTTCAGGCTGCCCGCTCCCATGGACTGTCCCTCGGCCATTTACCAGCTCATGCTCCAGTGTTGGCTGCACGACCGCTCCAAAAGACCCTGCTTCACCGACATTGTTAACATGCTGGACAAGCTGCTCCAGAGTCCGGAGTCTTTGAGCACCATCGCAGACTTTGATCCACG CGTGTCCATCCGCTTGCCAAGCACCAGCGGTTGCGACGGCACCATGTTCCGGTCGGTTCCCGAGTGGTTGGAGTCCATCAAAATGAGCCAGTACAACGAGAGCTTTGCCCGGGCAGGGGTCTCCACAATGGAAGATGTGCTCGCCCTGAGGCATGA GGACATTAGGAACATTGGAGTCCGCTTGCCAGGCCACATGAAGAGGATAGCCTACAGCATCCTGGGACTGAAAGACGAATGCAGCTCCCTCAGCGTGTTCGCAGTGTGA
- the epha2a gene encoding ephrin type-A receptor 2a isoform X2 translates to MTSPDATCFSMGCLGLVACAPVSRSFGGSSEVEWERVESIHFISGSMEHRRLHLFMFLFVNAMFVSLQSREEVLLDMRSSGGELGWLTLPYENGWEIVQTVVNGSLFYTYSVCNIDAVDQDNWLRTTFIQRRPGATRVSVEIRFTVRDCNSFGGASVSCKETFNFFIYETDADVGTNFRKGQFRKVATIAPDEVTRDQILLINTETKTVGPLSRKGFYLAFQDMGACMGILSVRVYYKTCPSTVQSLAAFPETVADGLRAVEGACVENAMSQSTPRIYCTAEGEWVVPGVPCECYAGYEPVGDLCQECKPGYFKPSVSTELCRMCPVNTKPSAAGATSCECEDGFFRSPSDPPTSPCSAPPSAPRDLIATTLSTDGRLQLSWSSPLVTGGRADLTYSVLCEQCDRASCSPCSEKVRFEPGPADLQDTEVIVCDLDSHLNYTFTVEAHSGVSRYGAARPATSITTALDYTDPPKVTLIHLDDHSPTSLTLSWALSRRPPAHISHRYELMYRRKDGDGERDVTTYTVLILDKNSVHVNDLTPDTAYLFRVQALSSEGNPGSYSAEYEFHTSPLESQIQSPSTMVMGAVAGVAVVLLVVVAVLLLRKRRLRAHRRGGPEDPYFSDQLKPIKTYVDPHMYEDPNIAIQKFVTEIDPNAISKQKVIGVGEFGEVFRGAMKSPTRGEVAVAIKTLKPGYSEKQRQDFLSEASIMGQFSHPNIIRLEGVVTKFKHAMIVTEYMENGALDIYLKDRDGEIPTYQLAGMLRGIAAGMKYLSNMNYVHRDLAARNVLVNSDLECKVSDFGLSRVLEDDAEGTYTTRGGKIPIRWTAPEAIAYRKFTSASDVWSFGIVMWEVMAFGERPYWDMSNHEVMKAINEAFRLPAPMDCPSAIYQLMLQCWLHDRSKRPCFTDIVNMLDKLLQSPESLSTIADFDPRVSIRLPSTSGCDGTMFRSVPEWLESIKMSQYNESFARAGVSTMEDVLALRHEDIRNIGVRLPGHMKRIAYSILGLKDECSSLSVFAV, encoded by the exons ATGACGTCCCCTGATGCCACCTGTTTCTCAATGGGCTGTCTTGGCTTGGTGGCTTGTGCTCCAGTCAGTCGGTCGTTCGGAGGCTCGTCGGAGGTGGAGTGGGAAAGAGTCGAAAGCATCCACTTTATTTCGGGAAGCATGGAGCACCGGCGCCTTcacttatttatgtttttattcgTCAACGCCATGTTTGTCAGCCTCCAGTCGAGAGAAG AAGTATTGCTGGACATGAGGTCTTCAGGAGGAGAGCTGGGCTGGCTGACGCTGCCATATGAGAACGGG TGGGAGATCGTCCAAACGGTGGTGAACGGCTCGCTCTTCTACACCTACAGTGTGTGCAACATTGACGCCGTGGACCAAGACAACTGGTTGCGCACAACATTCATCCAGCGGCGTCCGGGCGCCACACGGGTTTCCGTGGAAATCCGCTTTACCGTGCGTGACTGCAACAGCTTTGGCGGCGCCTCCGTTTCCTGCAAGGAGACCTTTAACTTCTTCATTTACGAGACGGACGCCGATGTGGGCACCAACTTCCGCAAGGGCCAGTTCCGCAAGGTGGCCACCATCGCTCCGGATGAAGTGACGCGAGACCAAATTCTCCTAATCAACACCGAGACAAAGACGGTGGGCCCGCTGTCCCGGAAGGGCTTCTACCTGGCCTTCCAGGACATGGGCGCCTGCATGGGGATCCTCTCGGTGCGCGTGTACTACAAGACGTGCCCGTCCACCGTGCAGAGCCTGGCGGCCTTCCCGGAAACGGTGGCCGACGGTCTGCGGGCGGTGGAGGGCGCCTGCGTGGAGAACGCCATGAGTCAGTCCACCCCACGCATCTACTGCACCGCAGAGGGCGAGTGGGTGGTTCCCGGGGTCCCGTGCGAGTGTTACGCCGGCTACGAACCCGTCGGGGACTTGTGCCAAG AATGCAAGCCGGGCTACTTCAAGCCATCCGTGAGCACCGAGCTGTGTCGGATGTGTCCCGTCAACACCAAGCCCTCTGCGGCCGGCGCCACCAGCTGCGAGTGCGAGGACGGTTTCTTCCGCTCACCGTCGGACCCGCCCACGTCGCCTTGTTCCG CGCCACCCAGCGCTCCGCGTGACCTGATTGCCACCACGCTGTCTACTGACGGCCGGCTGCAGCTGTCCTGGAGTTCACCGCTAGTGACGGGGGGCCGCGCCGACCTCACCTACAGCGTGCTGTGCGAGCAGTGTGACAGGGCCTCGTGCTCTCCCTGCAGCGAGAAGGTCCGCTTCGAGCCCGGCCCCGCCGACCTGCAGGACACAGAGGTCATAGTCTGCGACCTGGACTCGCATCTCAACTACACGTTTACGGTGGAAGCGCACAGCGGGGTGTCCCGGTATGGCGCCGCGAGGCCAGCCACCAGCATCACCACCGCTCTGGACTATACTG ATCCCCCAAAGGTGACGTTGATTCATCTGGATGATCACAGCCCCACCAGCCTGACCCTGTCCTGGGCTCTGTCTCGCCGACCTCCGGCGCACATCAGTCATCGCTATGAGCTCATGTACCGCAGAAAA GACGGTGACGGGGAGCGTGACGTAACCACCTACACGGTCCTGATCCTGGACAAGAACTCCGTACACGTTAATGACCTCACGCCAGACACGGCGTACCTGTTCCGGGTGCAGGCGCTCAGTTCTGAAGGGAACCCTGGAAGCTACAGCGCGGAGTACGAGTTCCATACTTCCCCACTAG AATCTCAGATCCAAAGCCCCTCCACCATGGTGATGGGAGCGGTCGCTGGAGTCGCAGTTGTTCTGCTCGTGGTTGTGGCTGTCCTGCTGCTACGTAAAAG GAGACTGCGAGCTCATCGTCGGGGAGGCCCCGAGGATCCCTACTTTTCAG ATCAGCTGAAGCCTATTAAGACTTACGTGGATCCACACATGTACGAGGACCCCAACATCGCCATCCAGAAGTTTGTCACGGAAATCGACCCGAATGCCATTAGCAAGCAAAAAGTCATTGGCGTGG GAGAGTTCGGCGAAGTGTTCCGAGGTGCCATGAAGTCCCCCACTCGAGGGGAGGTGGCCGTGGCCATCAAGACCCTCAAGCCGGGCTACTCTGAGAAGCAGAGGCAAGACTTCCTGAGCGAGGCCAGCATCATGGGCCAGTTCTCGCACCCTAACATCATCCGCTTGGAGGGCGTCGTCACCAAAT tCAAGCACGCCATGATAGTAACGGAGTACATGGAGAACGGAGCCCTCGACATCTATCTCAAG GACCGCGACGGTGAGATTCCCACCTACCAGCTTGCGGGAATGCTGCGCGGAATTGCCGCCGGTATGAAGTACCTCTCAAACATGAACTACGTGCACCGGGACCTGGCAGCCAGGAACGTCCTCGTCAACAGCGACTTGGAGTGCAAGGTGTCCGACTTCGGCCTGTCGCGTGTCCTGGAGGACGATGCAGAAGGGACGTACACAACCAGA GGAGGTAAAATCCCCATCCGCTGGACAGCCCCCGAAGCCATCGCCTACAGGAAGTTCACTTCAGCCAGCGACGTGTGGAGCTTTGGCATCGTCATGTGGGAAGTGATGGCATTTGGCGAGCGGCCCTACTGGGACATGAGCAACCATGAG GTCATGAAAGCCATCAACGAGGCCTTCAGGCTGCCCGCTCCCATGGACTGTCCCTCGGCCATTTACCAGCTCATGCTCCAGTGTTGGCTGCACGACCGCTCCAAAAGACCCTGCTTCACCGACATTGTTAACATGCTGGACAAGCTGCTCCAGAGTCCGGAGTCTTTGAGCACCATCGCAGACTTTGATCCACG CGTGTCCATCCGCTTGCCAAGCACCAGCGGTTGCGACGGCACCATGTTCCGGTCGGTTCCCGAGTGGTTGGAGTCCATCAAAATGAGCCAGTACAACGAGAGCTTTGCCCGGGCAGGGGTCTCCACAATGGAAGATGTGCTCGCCCTGAGGCATGA GGACATTAGGAACATTGGAGTCCGCTTGCCAGGCCACATGAAGAGGATAGCCTACAGCATCCTGGGACTGAAAGACGAATGCAGCTCCCTCAGCGTGTTCGCAGTGTGA
- the cplane2 gene encoding ciliogenesis and planar polarity effector 2 isoform X1: MIQAPKPGSIIVADWHRCKDSKEYFSKILHKKNRKIFGLLESPVMPPHVPVDTVHYKIFLSGKSGVGKSALAAHLAGLKVPGTHYETTGIETTVVYWPAKLKESGRVLFFRFQLWDCGENALRRFDHLLPSCKEKVDAVLFLFSFTDRTSFDDLANQIAKWNESSGSPVVTLVVGTKFDLFMHCDVSEKDVRGFQETWQLPVFRMGCSEDDDRLDLTAPLFNSLAESLWHQDCIIAGHQV, translated from the exons ATGATTCAAGCTCCCAAACCCGGCTCTATCATCGTCGCCGATTGGCACCGATGCAAAGACAGCAAAGAATACTTCAGCAAGATACTACACAAGAAGAACCGCAAGATTTTCG GACTATTGGAGTCTCCGGTGATGCCTCCACATGTCCCCGTGGACACGGTCCACTACAAGATCTTCCTCTCTGGCAAGAGTGGTGTTGGTAAAAGTGCCCTTGCAGCACACCTGGCAGGCCTGAAAGTACCCGGCACGCACTACGAAACTACAG GCATTGAGACAACAGTAGTTTACTGGCCAGCAAAGCTGAAAGAAAGCGGCAGAGTGCTCTTCTTTCGGTTCCAGTTGTGGGACTGCGGCGAAAATGCGTTGCGACGATTTGACCATCTGCTCCCG TCTTGTAAGGAGAAAGTGGATGCCGttctcttcctcttctccttcaCTGACAGAACCTCTTTCGATGATCTCGCCAATCAAATTGCAAAATGGAATGAGTCATCTGGGAGCCCAGTTGTGACTTTGGTGGTCGGGACAAA ATTTGACCTTTTCATGCACTGTGATGTCTCAGAGAAGGATGTGAGGGGCTTCCAGGAGACGTGGCAGTTACCAGTGTTCCGTATGGGCTGCAGTGAGGACGACGACAGACTGGATCTTACCGCGCCCCTCTTCAACAGCCTGGCAGAAAGTTTGTGGCATCAGGACTGCATCATAGCTGGACATCAAGTCTAA
- the cplane2 gene encoding ciliogenesis and planar polarity effector 2 isoform X2, whose product MIQAPKPGSIIVADWHRCKDSKEYFSKILHKKNRKIFGLLESPVMPPHVPVDTVHYKIFLSGKSGVGKSALAAHLAGLKVPGTHYETTGIETTVVYWPAKLKESGRVLFFRFQLWDCGENALRRFDHLLPSCKEKVDAVLFLFSFTDRTSFDDLANQIAKWNESSGSPVVTLVVGTKEGCEGLPGDVAVTSVPYGLQ is encoded by the exons ATGATTCAAGCTCCCAAACCCGGCTCTATCATCGTCGCCGATTGGCACCGATGCAAAGACAGCAAAGAATACTTCAGCAAGATACTACACAAGAAGAACCGCAAGATTTTCG GACTATTGGAGTCTCCGGTGATGCCTCCACATGTCCCCGTGGACACGGTCCACTACAAGATCTTCCTCTCTGGCAAGAGTGGTGTTGGTAAAAGTGCCCTTGCAGCACACCTGGCAGGCCTGAAAGTACCCGGCACGCACTACGAAACTACAG GCATTGAGACAACAGTAGTTTACTGGCCAGCAAAGCTGAAAGAAAGCGGCAGAGTGCTCTTCTTTCGGTTCCAGTTGTGGGACTGCGGCGAAAATGCGTTGCGACGATTTGACCATCTGCTCCCG TCTTGTAAGGAGAAAGTGGATGCCGttctcttcctcttctccttcaCTGACAGAACCTCTTTCGATGATCTCGCCAATCAAATTGCAAAATGGAATGAGTCATCTGGGAGCCCAGTTGTGACTTTGGTGGTCGGGACAAA AGAAGGATGTGAGGGGCTTCCAGGAGACGTGGCAGTTACCAGTGTTCCGTATGGGCTGCAGTGA